One Etheostoma cragini isolate CJK2018 chromosome 6, CSU_Ecrag_1.0, whole genome shotgun sequence DNA window includes the following coding sequences:
- the tspan13a gene encoding tetraspanin-13a produces MVCGGFICTKNALCALNIVYVLVGLLLIGVASWGKWFDLVSSIRVVAGVIGVGIFLFVVAVMGLWGALKHHQVLLFFYMIILFIVFVVQFSVSCACLALNKEQQNNLLQAGWNKSEATQTDLEKTLNCCGFLSVPVNGSSCEARCFHNPKVTCDTCSDIIQRYAGDVLRFVGGIGLFFSFTEILGVWLAHRYRNIKDPRTNPGAFL; encoded by the exons ATGGTTTGCGGCGGATTCATTTGCACCAAGAACGCACTCTGCGCTCTCAACATTGTCTATGTT TTGGTGGGTCTGCTGCTAATCGGAGTGGCAAGCTGGGGGAAATGGTTTGACTTGGTCTCCAGCATCAGGGTGGTGGCAGGGGTCATCGGCGTGGGCATCTTCCTGTTTGTGGTTGCCGTTATGGGGCTGTGGGGCGCCCTGAAGCACCACCAGGTCCTGCTCTTCTTC TACATGATAATCCTGTTTATAGTGTTTGTCGTACAGTTTTCTGTGTCCTGTGCTTGTCTGGCACTGAATAAAGAACAACAG AACAACCTGCTGCAGGCTGGATGGAACAAATCCGAGGCCACTCAAACGGACCTTGAGAAAACACTTAACTGTTGTGGCTTCCTTTCTGTTCCAGTCAATGGCAGCTCATGTGAAGCT AGATGCTTTCACAACCCTAAAGTGACTTGTGACACGTGCTCAGACATCATCCAGCGGTACGCTGGAGATGTGTTACGGTTTGTTGGTGGTATCGGACTCTTCTTCAGCTTCACAGAG ATCCTCGGAGTTTGGCTCGCCCACAGATACAGAAATATCAAAGATCCTCGAACAAATCCTGGAGCCTTCCTATAA